The following proteins are co-located in the Piscirickettsia litoralis genome:
- a CDS encoding helix-turn-helix domain-containing protein, whose product MTQLSLGDLLQRARRNKNLTREQVARQLHVQPQVLTLFEHNDFNKLNVPERFVLQHLADYANLVDLDAEAVLDIYHQGGVINLAPSVDEIIDSSTPISTAPVKHISGAVEAIVEKNETTAKPPEPVITTKKKVKKELNRITARAPSSLTSNQSIATPKISLSASKTDSKLSPSDSSDKKKKNSQSQAGISAVCEEVTIETSPPLLKSETRKTKPPRKSSRALRWSINLIILIAVIVAAFFWYKEQVGQLKVSHAPDTSQAENKLTPFAKPSAAEQQAAEKMKLEQHIQSNEAMAAQYKILKVPPQSQGTDQS is encoded by the coding sequence ATGACACAGTTAAGTTTAGGGGATTTACTCCAGCGAGCACGACGTAATAAAAACTTAACGCGTGAGCAAGTGGCGCGACAGTTACATGTACAGCCGCAAGTGTTAACTCTTTTTGAGCATAACGATTTTAACAAGTTGAATGTGCCTGAACGCTTCGTTTTACAGCACCTAGCCGACTATGCCAATCTCGTCGATTTAGATGCAGAGGCAGTGCTTGATATTTACCATCAGGGAGGGGTGATTAATTTAGCACCGAGTGTTGATGAAATAATAGATTCATCAACGCCAATATCAACAGCGCCGGTAAAACATATTTCTGGCGCTGTTGAGGCTATAGTTGAGAAAAATGAAACTACGGCAAAGCCACCAGAACCTGTCATCACTACCAAAAAAAAGGTGAAAAAAGAGCTGAATCGAATCACTGCGCGAGCACCGTCGTCTTTAACATCGAATCAATCAATAGCAACTCCAAAAATTTCTTTATCTGCGAGTAAAACCGACAGTAAATTGTCTCCATCGGATTCAAGTGATAAGAAAAAGAAGAATAGTCAATCTCAAGCAGGGATTTCGGCCGTTTGTGAAGAAGTGACCATTGAAACGTCACCTCCGTTACTTAAAAGTGAGACGCGTAAAACAAAACCGCCTAGAAAAAGCAGTCGTGCGCTGCGTTGGAGTATTAATCTGATTATTTTAATCGCGGTGATTGTTGCTGCATTTTTTTGGTATAAAGAACAAGTAGGCCAGCTTAAAGTGAGTCATGCACCGGACACTTCACAGGCAGAAAACAAGCTGACGCCTTTCGCTAAACCTAGTGCTGCCGAACAACAAGCGGCAGAAAAAATGAAACTAGAGCAGCACATTCAAAGCAATGAGGCAATGGCCGCGCAATATAAAATATTGAAAGTCCCACCACAGTCACAAGGTACAGATCAGTCTTAA
- a CDS encoding rhodanese-like domain-containing protein produces MKHSSAFLALVEQVRGSICEVSIEKVQGYIDEQRDFKLVDVREQDEVRAGKAKGAQVLGKGIIERDIEKLIPDASTHIVLYCGGGYRSALAAENLQRMGYQHVESMIGGFKAWQQAGYALEFD; encoded by the coding sequence ATGAAACATTCTTCAGCATTTTTAGCACTCGTCGAGCAAGTGCGGGGTTCTATTTGTGAAGTTTCTATTGAAAAAGTGCAAGGCTATATTGATGAGCAGCGCGATTTTAAATTGGTAGATGTGCGTGAGCAAGATGAAGTTCGCGCCGGTAAGGCTAAAGGCGCGCAAGTATTAGGAAAAGGGATCATTGAGCGTGATATAGAAAAGTTAATCCCTGATGCTAGCACTCATATTGTTTTGTATTGTGGCGGTGGTTATCGCTCGGCACTCGCTGCGGAAAATTTACAGCGTATGGGGTATCAGCATGTTGAGTCGATGATCGGTGGCTTTAAAGCCTGGCAGCAAGCTGGATATGCGCTTGAGTTCGACTGA
- the hisS gene encoding histidine--tRNA ligase: MAKGIQAIRGMNDILPTESAYWQWFEAIARDVMAAYGYQEIRFPIAEKTELFVRGIGEATDVVEKEMYSFEDKSGESVTLRPEGTASCVRAAMQHGLLHNQQQKLYYLGPMFRYERPQKGRYRQFHQFGVEVFGYHQAELDAEIIFLSANLFKRVGVFDHVTLHINSLGTIEERLAHRTALIAYLQDNKAVLDEDSVRRLEKNPLRILDSKNPAMQEMIESAPSLLDYLTEESLAHFERLKTLLSAAGLSYRVNPRLVRGLDYYSRTVFEWMTDRLGSQAAICAGGRYDGLVEQFGGKTTPAVGFGLGIERLLLLIETLGQKTGLENQPHIYCIATGAEETTQAVVIAEQLRRAFPGLRILSHCDVGSFKSQFKKADKSMAKLALVIGEDELAKETVTIKFLREQREQISCAQRELVTMIETILKEV, encoded by the coding sequence ATGGCTAAAGGTATTCAAGCAATTCGTGGGATGAATGATATCCTGCCGACAGAGTCGGCCTACTGGCAATGGTTTGAGGCAATTGCACGAGACGTTATGGCTGCTTATGGATACCAAGAAATTCGTTTCCCTATTGCTGAGAAAACTGAGCTTTTTGTCCGCGGCATTGGTGAAGCGACTGATGTTGTTGAAAAAGAGATGTATAGCTTTGAAGATAAAAGTGGCGAAAGTGTCACTTTAAGGCCGGAAGGAACAGCAAGCTGTGTTCGCGCGGCGATGCAGCATGGTTTGCTGCATAATCAACAGCAAAAGTTATACTATTTGGGGCCAATGTTCCGTTATGAGCGGCCACAAAAGGGGCGCTATCGCCAATTCCATCAGTTTGGTGTGGAAGTCTTTGGTTATCATCAAGCAGAACTAGATGCTGAAATTATCTTTCTAAGTGCCAATTTGTTTAAACGTGTCGGTGTATTTGATCATGTGACTTTGCATATTAACTCGTTAGGTACCATTGAAGAACGCCTTGCTCATCGCACTGCTTTAATTGCTTACCTGCAAGATAATAAAGCGGTTTTAGATGAAGATAGTGTGCGCCGCCTAGAAAAGAACCCTTTGAGAATTTTGGACAGCAAGAACCCTGCAATGCAGGAGATGATAGAGTCAGCACCAAGTTTACTCGATTATTTAACAGAAGAGTCGCTCGCGCACTTTGAGCGTTTAAAAACATTGCTTAGCGCAGCGGGTCTATCTTATCGGGTAAACCCTCGCTTAGTGCGTGGGTTGGACTATTATTCTCGCACTGTATTTGAATGGATGACTGACCGTTTAGGCTCACAAGCGGCGATATGTGCAGGTGGCCGTTATGATGGCTTAGTTGAACAGTTTGGTGGTAAAACGACGCCAGCCGTTGGCTTTGGCTTGGGTATTGAGCGTTTATTATTACTTATTGAGACCTTAGGTCAAAAAACCGGGCTAGAGAATCAGCCCCATATTTATTGCATAGCGACAGGAGCAGAAGAGACAACACAAGCGGTTGTTATCGCAGAGCAGTTACGTCGTGCGTTTCCAGGTCTGCGGATTTTAAGCCATTGTGATGTGGGTAGTTTTAAAAGCCAGTTTAAAAAAGCAGATAAGTCGATGGCGAAATTAGCGTTAGTGATTGGTGAAGATGAACTGGCTAAAGAGACCGTGACGATTAAATTTTTACGCGAACAGCGTGAGCAAATATCCTGTGCCCAGCGTGAGCTTGTTACAATGATAGAAACAATACTAAAAGAGGTGTAA
- a CDS encoding YfgM family protein — protein MDAQIDVQRSDHSKKITQRIIAFVVVIIIVALIAVAGWQYSVYRENNHRAAASAQYEHLLKQVAANQSAAIVTAATALRNEYPKTPYATLASLFMAKAYVQQNELPKARAALEWALKENKTTALTGLVSVRLARVLIAEKQYQQAIELLTKAPESKQYQGMYDYVLAEAYQAKGEISQARDYYQKAEKLLVSDATLQSIVQMKMNNLPVQTHAEVKK, from the coding sequence ATGGACGCACAAATTGACGTTCAACGGTCTGATCACAGCAAAAAAATAACCCAGCGAATTATCGCGTTTGTTGTTGTGATTATTATTGTTGCACTCATTGCTGTGGCGGGTTGGCAGTATTCTGTGTATCGAGAGAATAACCATCGTGCCGCAGCTTCTGCGCAATATGAACACTTACTCAAACAAGTAGCTGCAAACCAATCGGCAGCGATAGTTACGGCTGCGACAGCCTTACGCAATGAGTATCCAAAAACTCCGTACGCAACGCTTGCTTCTTTGTTTATGGCTAAGGCGTATGTGCAGCAAAATGAACTGCCTAAAGCGCGAGCGGCTTTAGAGTGGGCTTTAAAAGAAAATAAAACAACAGCATTAACGGGTCTTGTTTCCGTACGCTTGGCCAGAGTGCTTATTGCTGAAAAGCAGTACCAACAAGCCATTGAGCTATTAACCAAAGCGCCTGAAAGCAAGCAATATCAGGGTATGTATGATTATGTCCTTGCTGAAGCTTATCAGGCGAAAGGTGAGATTAGTCAAGCGAGAGACTATTATCAAAAAGCTGAAAAGTTATTGGTCAGCGATGCAACTTTGCAGTCGATTGTACAGATGAAAATGAATAACTTGCCTGTACAGACTCATGCTGAAGTAAAAAAATAA
- the bamB gene encoding outer membrane protein assembly factor BamB, producing the protein MNNWKKLAVTGIGLLAVALAGCSSYKDNTIAPAPLKIFKPQVAVLESWKTQVGAGSGSASKAVLSFGDEGYWQYQAAENWHLNVTRDGKNLYAVDYKGLVESLSLQGKVNWKANVNQLLTASPVAGPEYVYVVTAEGTVLALNKQTGKTEWKKPLDTLVIAAPAAAKGIVVIHTKAGAVIALSATNGQQLWRYDPLLNPPMTMERSSMPVISGQQVIIGNNNGQVVALGRKTGDLLWQYQVAVSSGASEVAQIVDVDATPVVKDGAVYVSSVKNRTAAVSLQSGRMLWEHKTGSFSGLAVSKDKVIITANNGALWALNRETGKTVWIDSSLLGRHPTAPALVGDYVVVGDYKGFVHWFSLKTGKLLGRMSVGPRAIVGQPVVDGQTAYVMDASGRLVAVRGSKV; encoded by the coding sequence GTGAATAACTGGAAAAAACTAGCGGTGACTGGAATTGGGTTATTGGCTGTTGCTCTAGCGGGGTGTAGTAGTTATAAAGATAATACAATTGCTCCTGCGCCTTTGAAGATTTTTAAACCGCAAGTGGCCGTATTAGAAAGCTGGAAAACCCAAGTCGGTGCAGGGAGCGGCTCTGCATCGAAAGCGGTGTTGAGCTTTGGTGATGAGGGGTATTGGCAATATCAGGCTGCAGAAAATTGGCACCTGAATGTGACGCGTGATGGTAAGAACTTATATGCAGTGGACTATAAAGGTTTAGTCGAGTCTTTAAGCTTACAGGGGAAAGTTAATTGGAAGGCTAACGTGAATCAGTTGCTCACAGCCTCTCCAGTTGCAGGCCCTGAATATGTCTATGTTGTCACCGCTGAAGGGACTGTGTTAGCGCTCAACAAGCAAACGGGCAAAACCGAGTGGAAAAAACCACTAGATACTTTGGTGATTGCAGCGCCTGCTGCGGCAAAAGGTATTGTTGTCATTCATACAAAAGCGGGGGCTGTGATTGCGCTGAGTGCTACAAATGGGCAGCAACTTTGGCGTTATGACCCCTTACTTAATCCACCGATGACGATGGAACGCTCTAGCATGCCGGTGATTTCTGGTCAACAAGTTATTATTGGTAATAATAATGGTCAGGTTGTCGCTTTGGGCCGTAAAACTGGTGATCTGCTCTGGCAATACCAAGTGGCTGTCTCCAGTGGTGCATCTGAAGTTGCGCAAATTGTTGATGTTGATGCAACGCCGGTGGTGAAAGATGGAGCTGTCTATGTTTCCAGTGTGAAAAATCGCACTGCTGCGGTGAGTCTACAGTCGGGTAGAATGCTTTGGGAGCATAAAACTGGTTCATTCAGTGGTCTAGCGGTGAGTAAAGACAAGGTTATTATTACAGCGAATAATGGGGCGCTATGGGCATTAAATCGCGAAACAGGAAAAACGGTTTGGATTGATTCGAGTTTATTAGGCCGTCACCCGACAGCACCAGCTTTAGTGGGTGATTATGTCGTTGTGGGTGATTATAAAGGTTTTGTGCATTGGTTCTCATTGAAAACAGGCAAGTTGCTCGGACGCATGAGTGTGGGGCCGCGTGCGATCGTTGGCCAGCCGGTTGTTGATGGACAAACCGCTTATGTGATGGATGCCTCAGGACGTTTGGTCGCGGTTCGAGGCTCAAAGGTTTAG
- the der gene encoding ribosome biogenesis GTPase Der has protein sequence MLPVVALVGRPNVGKSTLFNRLTKSRDALVHDQPGVTRDRQYGEGRLGQKPFIVIDTGGVGEHDGSIDQKMLTQSWQAALEADVVLFLVDGRVGMTGVDEEIAQKLREIHKKVYLVVNKTDGIDASVASAEFYALGFADLYSIAASHGRGVLSLIESTLENFDVQPSEEEEKAQGVKIALVGRPNVGKSTLTNRLLGEERVVAFDEPGTTRDSIFIPMQKNGKDYTLIDTAGVRRRKNVKDVVEKFSIIKTLQAIEAANVVVMMFDAQAGIVDQDLSLLGFAAEAGKSIVVAVNKWDGLESQVRDYIKTELSRKLTFTDYVRIHFISALHGTAVGDLFGSIDEAYDSATRALSTNQLTQILQRATQMHTPPLIRGRRIKLRFAHCGGHNPPVIVIHGNQTASVPEAYRRYLIHQFRKEIKLMGTPIRLEFKTGENPFAGKKNELTERQINRKRRYMKIVKKKYGK, from the coding sequence ATGTTGCCTGTTGTGGCACTTGTCGGTCGTCCTAATGTGGGCAAATCAACGCTGTTTAATCGTCTGACAAAAAGTCGAGATGCTTTGGTTCACGATCAGCCTGGAGTGACGCGTGATCGCCAGTATGGTGAAGGTCGCCTAGGGCAAAAGCCCTTTATTGTTATTGATACTGGAGGTGTAGGTGAGCACGATGGCAGCATCGACCAGAAGATGTTGACACAGTCTTGGCAAGCTGCCCTTGAAGCGGATGTCGTGTTGTTTCTTGTCGATGGTCGTGTAGGCATGACCGGAGTTGATGAAGAAATTGCTCAAAAGTTGCGAGAGATTCATAAAAAAGTCTATTTAGTTGTCAATAAAACAGATGGAATTGATGCAAGTGTTGCTAGCGCTGAATTCTATGCCTTAGGTTTTGCAGATTTGTATTCTATTGCAGCTTCACATGGTCGAGGCGTTTTAAGTTTAATTGAGTCGACTTTAGAAAATTTTGATGTGCAGCCTTCTGAAGAGGAAGAAAAAGCGCAAGGGGTGAAAATCGCTTTAGTCGGCCGACCGAATGTCGGCAAGTCAACTCTTACGAATCGGCTTTTAGGCGAAGAGCGTGTGGTCGCTTTCGATGAACCGGGGACAACACGCGACAGCATTTTTATTCCCATGCAAAAAAATGGCAAAGATTATACCCTAATCGATACGGCCGGGGTGCGTCGCCGTAAAAATGTTAAAGATGTTGTTGAAAAATTTTCAATCATTAAAACATTGCAGGCGATAGAAGCGGCGAATGTTGTCGTGATGATGTTTGATGCGCAAGCGGGCATTGTTGATCAGGATTTAAGTCTATTAGGTTTCGCGGCTGAAGCTGGAAAATCGATTGTCGTTGCGGTGAATAAATGGGATGGCTTAGAGTCTCAGGTGCGTGATTATATTAAAACAGAATTATCTCGTAAATTAACGTTTACCGACTATGTGCGCATTCACTTTATTTCAGCCTTGCATGGAACGGCAGTGGGCGATTTGTTTGGCTCGATTGATGAGGCTTATGATTCAGCGACTCGAGCATTATCGACGAATCAACTGACGCAAATTTTGCAAAGAGCAACTCAAATGCATACGCCGCCGCTCATAAGAGGTCGCCGTATTAAGTTGCGTTTTGCCCATTGTGGCGGTCATAATCCGCCGGTGATTGTTATTCATGGCAATCAAACCGCTAGTGTGCCAGAGGCTTATCGTCGTTATTTGATTCATCAGTTTAGAAAGGAAATTAAGTTGATGGGAACACCGATTCGCCTTGAATTTAAGACGGGAGAAAATCCGTTTGCAGGTAAAAAAAATGAGCTGACTGAGCGGCAAATTAATCGCAAACGCCGTTATATGAAAATTGTTAAAAAGAAATACGGCAAATAA
- a CDS encoding ParA family protein, with translation MQIWTVANQKGGVGKTTTAVTLGGILASQGKRVLLLDLDPHGSLTSYLGYSPDKIEKGAYELFLQQGHMSAVIGDQIIKRTNFAGLWLIPASITLATLDRQLGTKEGMGLLVAKALKKLRARYDYVIIDCPPILGVLMINALAACEKVIIPAQTEFLALKGLERMIDTLTMVKKNKKL, from the coding sequence ATGCAAATTTGGACCGTTGCAAATCAAAAAGGAGGTGTGGGTAAAACGACGACTGCTGTGACTTTGGGTGGGATTTTAGCGAGCCAAGGTAAGCGGGTATTGTTATTAGACTTGGATCCTCACGGCTCATTAACAAGTTATTTGGGATATAGTCCTGATAAAATCGAAAAAGGGGCATATGAACTCTTTTTGCAGCAGGGGCACATGTCTGCGGTGATCGGTGATCAAATCATTAAAAGGACAAATTTTGCCGGCCTCTGGTTGATTCCGGCATCAATCACTTTGGCAACACTGGATCGTCAATTAGGAACGAAAGAAGGTATGGGGCTGCTGGTGGCCAAGGCGCTGAAAAAACTTCGTGCCCGCTATGATTATGTCATTATTGATTGCCCACCTATTTTGGGTGTGCTGATGATTAATGCGTTAGCCGCTTGTGAAAAGGTTATTATTCCAGCCCAAACAGAATTTCTTGCGCTAAAAGGCTTAGAAAGAATGATCGATACTTTAACGATGGTGAAAAAAAACAAAAAGCTTTAA
- a CDS encoding chemotaxis protein CheW encodes MSDSASEKDPFDGAKEDKDPVLQWVTFRLAEETYGINVMQVQEVLRYTEIAPVPGAPGYVIGIINLRGNVVTVIDTRKRFGLESQETTDNTRIVIIEAEKQVIGILVDSVAEVVYLRASEIETAPSVGNEESAKFIQGVSNREDELLILVDLNKLLSDEEWEEMNSANAGANVS; translated from the coding sequence ATGAGTGATAGCGCTTCAGAAAAAGATCCATTTGATGGGGCAAAAGAGGACAAAGATCCTGTATTGCAATGGGTTACCTTCCGATTAGCAGAAGAAACCTATGGCATTAATGTGATGCAGGTCCAAGAAGTCTTGCGCTATACAGAGATTGCACCAGTGCCAGGAGCACCCGGTTATGTGATTGGCATCATTAATTTACGCGGAAACGTTGTGACGGTGATTGATACACGTAAACGGTTTGGTTTGGAATCGCAAGAAACAACAGATAATACGCGAATTGTGATTATTGAAGCTGAGAAACAAGTGATTGGTATCTTAGTGGATAGTGTGGCAGAGGTGGTTTATCTGAGAGCTTCTGAGATAGAAACGGCACCGAGTGTAGGTAATGAGGAAAGTGCGAAGTTTATTCAAGGGGTTTCGAACCGAGAAGATGAATTGCTCATCTTGGTTGATTTGAATAAATTGCTCAGCGATGAAGAGTGGGAAGAGATGAATAGTGCGAATGCAGGAGCAAATGTTTCGTGA
- a CDS encoding DUF2802 domain-containing protein — translation MMDFIVHGSFLVTLLLLCGFLYYFWRCIKRYRRQLNELSAHCHVFMSSSIGVGQRLALLERYLGRDLYQELNQDAFPEREENLYQQASKLAALGMGKKELIEGFDLTDTEAELLQLMSKKQSAMSDCPGEIAKKSPLQKNKDVQGIQQYKNYQQD, via the coding sequence ATGATGGATTTTATTGTTCATGGAAGTTTTTTAGTCACTCTTTTACTATTGTGTGGTTTTTTGTATTATTTTTGGCGCTGTATTAAGCGTTATCGTCGGCAGCTCAATGAGCTGAGCGCGCACTGTCATGTTTTTATGAGCAGTAGCATTGGTGTTGGGCAACGCTTAGCTTTGTTGGAGCGCTATTTGGGGCGAGACTTATATCAAGAGTTAAACCAAGATGCTTTTCCAGAGCGAGAAGAAAATTTATATCAACAGGCTTCAAAGCTCGCTGCATTGGGTATGGGAAAGAAAGAGCTGATTGAAGGGTTCGATTTAACGGATACAGAAGCCGAATTGCTTCAATTAATGTCTAAAAAACAGTCTGCAATGTCTGATTGTCCTGGCGAAATAGCGAAAAAATCACCATTGCAGAAAAATAAAGATGTTCAAGGCATTCAGCAATATAAAAATTACCAACAAGATTAA
- a CDS encoding DNA-binding protein has translation MPRPGLTYDEITEAANRVLAAGEKPTINRVREALGGRGSSTTISRYLKDWKRQVQEGQLAEPQKVETEESTAKKEVAVPAASVEEQASVVAPVEAAAVESAISIDEELQLCFSEEEYELPAVTNEQFRPVETDSELEALRREHEALKIQFRRLNSAVNKERIRRQAFEMLAREAKEYVNVIKEQVGQRILDLRMASDQTINQLKAHAREAKQESERELKFYREELMRIQKETGRSGSHSKNSMATGRGPRRQMTTSS, from the coding sequence ATGCCTCGTCCGGGTTTAACATATGATGAAATAACAGAAGCTGCTAATCGTGTTTTAGCGGCCGGTGAAAAACCAACGATTAACCGTGTCCGTGAAGCATTAGGAGGGCGGGGGAGTAGCACGACGATCAGTCGTTATCTAAAAGACTGGAAGCGTCAAGTGCAAGAAGGTCAACTGGCTGAGCCGCAAAAGGTAGAAACCGAAGAAAGTACTGCTAAAAAAGAAGTTGCAGTACCCGCAGCATCTGTAGAAGAGCAAGCGTCAGTCGTAGCTCCAGTGGAAGCTGCAGCGGTCGAGTCTGCAATTTCTATCGATGAAGAGTTGCAGTTGTGTTTTAGCGAAGAAGAATATGAATTGCCTGCGGTTACAAATGAGCAATTTAGGCCGGTTGAAACGGATTCTGAACTAGAAGCGTTAAGGCGCGAACATGAAGCACTGAAAATTCAGTTTCGTCGCTTAAATTCTGCAGTTAATAAAGAGCGCATTCGCCGTCAAGCTTTTGAAATGTTAGCGCGAGAAGCTAAAGAGTATGTGAATGTGATCAAAGAGCAAGTGGGTCAGCGGATTTTGGATTTGCGTATGGCTTCTGATCAGACGATTAATCAGCTCAAAGCTCATGCCCGTGAAGCAAAGCAAGAGTCTGAGCGTGAGCTTAAATTTTATCGCGAAGAGCTAATGCGAATTCAAAAGGAAACAGGCAGAAGTGGTTCGCACTCGAAGAATTCTATGGCAACAGGTCGTGGGCCACGCCGTCAAATGACAACTAGTTCTTAA
- a CDS encoding chemotaxis protein CheX, which translates to MAANFFGQWLLERGLIGPEALIDAIEHQKKHNVSLGEVAIEKGWLTENQVTSINAEQQRSDRKFGEIAADLKLITDEQVGELLSTQKERRIFFGEALLTLGHIEKDILDREIQAHKKAQEEHEELLKADLDNIPEALVVKAMLDHTLKMFLRIAREVVKITDVGTEAKEISGNHYTFAQEITGEKNFYYTLTMPEELVVNVASKLLMDENHREITPLSIDAASEYVNIVIGHGCGKLGTLDCMVHAKPPFSYRKSEEKGPECAHQVTVELASAHGDLMVEFLFKN; encoded by the coding sequence ATGGCTGCAAACTTCTTTGGACAATGGTTACTCGAAAGAGGCTTAATAGGTCCTGAAGCCCTCATTGACGCTATAGAACACCAAAAAAAGCATAATGTGTCTCTGGGCGAAGTCGCAATAGAGAAAGGGTGGCTCACCGAAAACCAAGTGACTTCTATTAATGCGGAACAACAAAGAAGTGACCGCAAATTCGGTGAAATTGCAGCAGACCTAAAGTTAATTACCGATGAACAAGTAGGTGAACTGCTAAGCACACAAAAAGAGCGTCGTATTTTCTTTGGTGAAGCCTTGTTAACCCTGGGGCACATCGAAAAAGATATCCTCGACAGGGAAATACAAGCCCACAAAAAGGCTCAAGAGGAACATGAAGAGCTCTTAAAAGCAGATCTAGATAACATTCCAGAAGCTCTTGTGGTCAAAGCGATGCTAGATCATACGCTGAAAATGTTTTTACGCATCGCCCGTGAGGTGGTAAAAATTACTGATGTTGGCACAGAAGCCAAAGAAATTTCAGGGAATCACTACACCTTTGCCCAAGAAATCACTGGAGAGAAAAATTTCTATTACACCCTGACGATGCCTGAAGAGCTTGTCGTCAATGTTGCCAGTAAATTGCTCATGGATGAAAACCATCGAGAAATAACACCACTAAGCATCGATGCGGCTTCTGAATACGTCAATATTGTTATCGGTCACGGTTGTGGAAAGCTGGGAACACTCGACTGCATGGTCCACGCTAAGCCGCCCTTTTCATATCGAAAATCAGAAGAGAAAGGGCCTGAATGTGCCCACCAAGTCACCGTTGAGCTCGCATCTGCCCACGGCGACTTAATGGTTGAGTTCCTATTTAAGAACTAG
- a CDS encoding response regulator: MLKNLLDGSEFDVIDVAHNGNDGFEKYKTLRPNFVLMDIVMPELDGMTSLKKIIEFDPEAQVVMATSMGQEDVVEEAISIGAKGYLLKPYDKESVLVVLRTLTKL; encoded by the coding sequence TTGCTAAAAAACCTCCTTGATGGGTCAGAGTTCGATGTTATTGATGTCGCCCATAATGGCAATGACGGGTTTGAGAAATACAAAACCCTGCGACCCAACTTTGTCCTGATGGACATTGTCATGCCAGAGCTAGATGGCATGACATCTCTCAAAAAAATCATCGAGTTTGATCCCGAAGCTCAGGTTGTTATGGCGACTTCTATGGGCCAAGAAGATGTAGTCGAAGAAGCTATCTCTATCGGCGCCAAAGGTTATTTACTCAAGCCTTACGACAAAGAAAGTGTCTTAGTTGTCCTTAGAACTTTGACAAAACTATAG